A genomic region of Glycine max cultivar Williams 82 chromosome 15, Glycine_max_v4.0, whole genome shotgun sequence contains the following coding sequences:
- the LOC112999550 gene encoding uncharacterized protein, protein MTFALLILPIFFLRAVTIVASVFHTNSATMLCTMQPSLAPLSTPPSRLTGPPCPVPMQQNQSPMLAPHLAANSKHHVPHAPSSILNQLDHARVVISLDNLLSVVVHYGRATAPHDNLLEHIDMALFEMVVESYGSAMVARKCQLVAFALCTTAKPGAFHRNRPWDLGIAFRSHDLKIQHLEDKVFLMRQLMLGGTKQTIKSTTKGTNPLVVSL, encoded by the exons ATGACTTTCGCGTTATTAATACTACCCATCTTCTTCCTCCGTGCAGTCACCATCGTCGCCTCTGTTTTCCATACCAACTCTGCCACCATGCTCTGCACCATGCAACCAAGTCTCGCACCATTATCAACTCCGCCTTCCAGGCTGACTGGGCCTCCATGCCCTGTGCCAATGCAACAAAACCAATCACCCATGCTTGCTCCCCACCTTGCTGCCAACAGCAAGCACCA CGTGCCCCACGCGCCGTCCTCCATCTTGAACCAACTCGACCACGCTCGTGTTGTTATTTCCCTCGACAACCTCTTAAGTGTTGTTGTTCATTATGGTCGTGCAACGGCTCCACATGACAATCTTTTGGAACATATAGACATGGCACTGTTTGAGATGGTAGTTGAGTCCTATGGGTCTGCCATGGTCGCACGCAAATGCCAACTAGTTGCCTTTGCACTATGCACAACTGCGAAACCAGGTGCATTTCACCGGAATAGACCTTGGGATCTCGGTATTGCTTTTAGAAGCCATGATTTGAAAATccaacaccttgaggacaaggtgtttttgatgAGACAATTAATGTTAGGAGGGACAAAACAAACCATCAAAAGCACCACTAAGGGCACAAACCCCTTGGTGGTTTCCCTTTAA